TAGGCGGTGAAGCTTCTCGGGAACGCTAGATTCCGCCGCAGCTAGCGTTCTATCTAATTTTCCGAATTTTCTTTCTTGAAAGTGCACGGCGATCGGCAGCGTTTTGCATTTCCCTTGAATCGGCGGTGATAGTATCAGTGCGGCGAACTTGcggagtgcgagcgagacgatCCACGTGAGTGTGAGCGAGGTGGACTATGCGACGAGTCGCGGTTGCGGCGGGCTTGCGGACGGGAATATCGTGATTGATTTCGCTTTAATTCGGCTACTTCAAGTGTTAACTTGCGAATTTCTTCGATTAGATCTTGATTCTGCGGCTGTGGTCGACATGCGACTGAGGAAACTTGATGTGTATGTTCGATCATCTTGTCGGCAAGGAGTGCGAGTTCATCTAGTTTCGACTTGCTGCTGAAACTGTCACTGACAACTAGTACGGAACGGACATGGGATGGTAGGAGGTTCATCCACATCATGCGCAGTGTGTCGTCGGAAATCTTGTTGTGCGCCAGCTCTTTCATTTTCCTTAGCAGGTGAGTAGGCTTCTGATCGCCTAATTCCATTTCGGAAAGCAGCTGTTGCAGTTGGCGCTCTTCGGATTCCTCGTAGACGGAGATAAGACGGGCTTTCAGGGCGTCGTATGGCTTCTCGTCAGGCATATGGTAGAGGAGATCAGCGACTTGCTCAATGTCGTGTTTTTCAAGTTGAGCGACGACCATCTGGGCAAGCTCCTTCTGGCCTTTCTTCAGCTCGTGGGTGACAGCTTCGAAACTTATGAACCATAGTCGTACTCGGTCGCGCCAGAACTTCGGAATTCTCATTTGCAGCGAAATAGCGGAGATTTCTTTCGTCGGTCCTGCTTCGTCGGCTCGTTTCGTCTCTTTAGTAATAGGAGATTCCATCGTGATGAAACTTGCAGGGTTGCAGTAGCAGGAAGGTGCGCAGATTCAGACTCGGTGGTCACCAGTGTAGGTGTAATGGGGTCTTACACCTAGCAAATAAAAGACTCCATTCGCGTAGTGAAATGAATTGTCCTGTTACCGGCGTGtggtttcttctcgtcgcgggcgaagcccgcgacggggagacaTTCACGGGGCGTAGCCCCTCTAATGTGGCGGCAGTCGCCGCCCGCagaaacgggcgtggcacggggttgggacacggcgggcgagaacgcccctccgtgagcccgatgttacgtccgtggtgccgccagcgaggtcgagcccaccgggtggttccccgttgggggaggcccagtgagcgcccgtcagctggcgaTGGTGTCGTGTCCggtgagctgctccgtcgccggggcagctggtgtcaagtcggctggagggggggagaggactgcttccactgccactggaagcgtcaactcatcccccggggggtggccacaatcctaactactcgacggggagtagtggatgtgggcagccccggtccagtccgatgTCCGAGAgggtcagtgcccaccggtgagttggcccagcagtgatgccaggcctcccactaTGATGGGCACAGGGTCAGTCCGTGAGCGGATGGCAGCGAGGACGTTGTGGAGCAGCTGAATCGTCTGCTCCAACACTTCCAGTTTTTCGCTGGATGGGGCCGGTGGTATTTCCGCTGggggcttcgccttcttccccccTCCGGGGggggcggcgaccgcttggtTCGGCGTCGGTGTCGGCTGCGGCTCGACAGACATGGTGGCTGCAGGGGCAGGTTTTGCCCTCGCGCGGATGCGCTTCGGCCTACGCGGCTTGGGCCCgtctgggccgttcgccgcggccataagcgagctccgcgcggtTGGCTCGCTGGTGGGGTCCACTGTTGGAGGTGGAGGTGGCAGTGGGGCTCTTCTTGCAACGATCATAGGCGCGGTACCCGCCTTCGTGTTCCGCAGCTCGCGCAACTTGACCGGGCACGAAGAGCTGTTGGCCGGGTGAGTCCCCCCGCAGTTGCAACATGTTGCTGGGACTTCTTTGGGCCGCAGGCAATCCTTGGCCGCGTGGCTTTCGCCACAGCGGACACAGGCCATCGGCCGGTGACAATTGTGGCTGCTGTGGCGAAATTGTTGGCAGCGGTGGCACTGGGAGGGCCCCTTGCGTCCTCTCCATGCCTCGATCTGTTATTTTTGGGATAtctaattatacagggtgtaacggaaggggggtatcaagccgaaaggggacaaaactataccttatgtagatcttatctgcaaaatttcaattaaaaaataaacacttttgatatttttttcaatttcagttaaaaaaatattttaatatttccagcatgtaaaaaacgcggcacagcactattgaggtcactgttcttacaaatattggcactacacaaatctcctagcgcgtcctggtcgcctggtactcgtagcgctcgcacggccgcgataggtacgaaattcgagtgggcggcggctttggcggcaacgtcaaaaggagtcggcggccgattggaacaatccgagtcggcggcacgtcggcgactgtaacaaacaagaatgacactaaagcatctaataattggagtcattttgctttgacaactattctcacattattttatgacgtgtaaaataagttaaaattacctacttgtttaggtaaggtatttaatttaatagtaaataggaaaaaaaagtgtgaaagtgtgggtaagtaggtaggtaattaataattagacttacgttttacaagaaaggttcgaaatgtcgtcatccccgttcgatgcacagacctgccgcttcatctgtccacaacactttcgaagcaaagtctggtgagctttccacttgaactcggtaccattctcagaatgccacacgaggtaaataatcagcaggaattagctcggtcgggcgtacgttgcatgtggtaaagttcgcgtggtagtccttgggttggctgcacggctagtacggcttcttcaaactccggatcacgggtcgccgagcggccagtctcggatgacgcgtggaaagagcccgttaaatgcagtaggcgattgaccattttcctgaagcaatgcagtgaaggcagttgcctggcttcatcagctggtctaccttctatgaatcgctgatacaagttccgtgcttcacttaagttgccatcgccggcacccacacacatcatcatttcataataacctacattactcaaagacacctcgaactatcactgatcacagttatcacaacaaatccaaatttcgaacttcactccacagatagtaaacaagcactgacaaataatttgacagtttactttcgtgtgcatgtttctatctctttcgaatgctagtatcctggtacttaagggtatgttatttctttgtgcgcaataaaatatttttatggtattgtttgaatgaatgaatgtattgtattttatgaaagtaggtacgtattttactttgaacctagaaaagtaaaaaagtcgtttatctaataaggatcacccgcgctcacactctggcactaacacagaattgccacgtttcttcgcaaatatcccgcgcaatagcagaaggcgaaattaatctgtcaataataagacatactatcactctccccgtatccctaatggggtgggcagagtcacaagaacatcccattagcggtacgagcatgataattatttatgtacctatgttatgattacttgtggctctgtctgccccataagagataaaggcgtgatattatgtatgtatgtttggtacgggcatgtagcgatacgagcgtgtagtggtaagtgaaattccgcagtctctgcctactccaatgggaaaaaggcgtgatgttattgttcactgttggacaatacacgactacaatttaggaaggaaaaaaaatacaaaaaaaataatattttttatcatggttaatgataactttcccttaacagcaccgccattttgaatttcgggtgcactagggcttgccgatcaaaaaatgactatcgataatctatcccgaccgagagtcgatcgatagcaagactattgataactcggaaagtgggaacattttcgattttattacctaagtgcaatacaatcgatagtatcgttgcggattaataacaaactatcgataattttgccctcagtcagtagtattgcaacactccgatagtatggttattttgagtgggctgattgtctaaactgaatttcaataactcaaaagtccatggatttagattttttgaaaagttatttttttatttctaccaatcaaaatcgtagttgaaaatgattatgatcgataatcgatactgaactatcgatagtttgaaacactagcgtgcctttttctattcgcgagccctggcatcctggtacagggtataaatcccattaactgtcccaatgcaatttgcaattccgtgcttcggaaggcacggttggtcccggtgactacttactcatgtaagaaagtagtcattacatgagtcatgtcaggggcctctggcggctcaatagttaccctgacaccagggttgatgaggttggtaatccacctcacaacccacacgatagaaaaagatttaaaaaaaatactgttatgtgtttttaattccttgtacgcaataaagtattattgtattgtacgaaagtacttattttaagattacttttaccatgtcatagtaaaagtaaagttatgttaggtaggtactttactggagaaattaattttgtctttactatgttgtaaacgtaacattaatgtctcgttaataagatacacaatcacttgcaactgctcgtatccctaatggggtgggcagagccataagtaatcagaacatactaacataatatcacgcccgtatcactaaggggtaggcagtcacaacggtacttgagaaatttattttgcttttactatgttgtaaatccccaaggaattctaacaagcctctgacgttgccggccgcctcagggaggcaccccgtctggccaaggtgccggacccggtagttggcggctccttcacattccagtagcacatgggccgctgtctcgtccatgcaggttctgcacaggggcttgtcggtgacacctagtgtaaacagatgtttgttgatatcaccgtgaccacacagctacacctgccacctgcagctgttacctgtattagtggagacctcttcacatttagaattcttttggagagacaactattgatgttgggtagtgccatcttagcctgcctgcatttatttacggtggttcatagtctggtgtgtttgttcattcccaaataccctaataccgaactag
This genomic interval from Pectinophora gossypiella chromosome Z, ilPecGoss1.1, whole genome shotgun sequence contains the following:
- the LOC126380437 gene encoding uncharacterized protein LOC126380437, producing MESPITKETKRADEAGPTKEISAISLQMRIPKFWRDRVRLWFISFEAVTHELKKGQKELAQMVVAQLEKHDIEQVADLLYHMPDEKPYDALKARLISVYEESEERQLQQLLSEMELGDQKPTHLLRKMKELAHNKISDDTLRMMWMNLLPSHVRSVLVVSDSFSSKSKLDELALLADKMIEHTHQVSSVACRPQPQNQDLIEEIRKLTLEVAELKRNQSRYSRPQARRNRDSSHSPPRSHSRGSSRSHSASSPH
- the LOC126380438 gene encoding uncharacterized protein LOC126380438, yielding MACVRCGESHAAKDCLRPKEVPATCCNCGGTHPANSSSCPVKLRELRNTKAGTAPMIVARRAPLPPPPPTVDPTSEPTARSSLMAAANGPDGPKPRRPKRIRARAKPAPAATMSVEPQPTPTPNQAVAAPPGGGKKAKPPAEIPPAPSSEKLEVLEQTIQLLHNVLAAIRSRTDPVPIIV